Sequence from the Pyrobaculum neutrophilum V24Sta genome:
GCCTGGTGGAGCGCCTCACTGGTAATGGCGGTCAGCCGCCTAGTGAGGAGGTCCCGGGTTCGAATCCCGGCCGGGGCTCTGGCTTCCCATTTCATCTACGGTGTGTGAAATCGTTTGTGTCTACCCCCTACAGACTTCTTTGAAACGATGGGCTTCAGTTCTGCTCTGCGGCTATCTCTTTGGCTTGAGCCTCCCGTAGGCTTGTGTCCGCCCATTTTGATATGGTGGGCTTCGTCCAGGTTTATCCTTTGACATCTATATGACGTATTCCGCCACCCAGCCAGCTCTGGCTTCGCCTGGGGTGGGGCCGGGCGTCGCTGGCGAGCTCGAGGGGTGGGGTGCCGCAGATGGCCGCATCTCCTGCTGGGGGTTCGCCGAAGATGGGGGCTGTGAAGTGGGGGTCCCACTCCCTCAGCTCTATCTTCCCGTAGGCCCTCGCCTTGGTGACTAGGGCGGCAAGGTTGACGGCGGCGGTTTCTCTGGCTTTGAGCTCCTGGGCCGTCGTGTAGCACCGCCGCCTTGCCCTGGCCTAGTGGTGGAGGTTGAGGGGCTCTAAGGGCTTGAGGGGGCCGAGGCGGCGGTGTCTGGAGGACGTGGCGGGGGGGGGGGCGCCGGAGGTTGACTTAAATACCCACGGCCTACAGGCGACGTGTCGTGTCCAATCTGCCTAAGGCCTGTGGGGGTTGTGGAGGTGGGCCTCCCGCGGCTGGGGCGGGTGGATAAGTACGACTTCGTGTCTGTGATTAGGATTTTCGACGAGTATGTGGAGGGGCTTGGGGGGCTGGAGGAGTACAGCCACGCCTTCATAATATGGCTCTTCCACGAAACGCCGGGCGTCAGGCTGAGGCTGAGGCCCTGGGGTCGGGAGGACTTCCCCGAGGTGGGCATATTCGCGACGCGCTTCACGCAGAGGCCCAACCCCATCGCCCTCTCCATAGTCAAGATCGTGGAGGTGGACCCGCCCAGGCTCAGAGTCCTAGGCCTCGACGCGTGGAGCGGGAGCCCCGTGCTGGACATAAAGCCCTACGACCACCTCGACGTCGTCAACGAGTTCAGAACCCCCGACTGGTTCGAGGAGTTTTTCAAAGAGACACGCGGCGGGCTCCCCAGGTGGCTAGGCCCAAGCCGCTGAGCCGCGCACCTATCGCACACCCACGCCCCCCACGAGGCCCCGCCAGTCCACGGCGAAGCCGCCGTCGGCGGCGTTCGGGTGGAGGTCTTCTAGCTACGCGCCTGGGATGACGCCGGCGTCGTGAATCGACCACGCCGGGCCGCGGTTGCGGCTGCCGGCGCCGCTGGATGAATGTGAGAGAGCACCGCGCCGCGGGTCTAGACGGGGTAGCACCTACCGCCCCGTCCAATTCGTCGTGTTTTACGTTGTATCTCCGCAGCTGTTGTAGACTTGGAGTAGACAAGGTTTATATGGCCCGGCACAGCGGCGTTTCATGAAGGTACCGAGATCCGGCGGTTGCGTTGGCGGCTATTGTGCTGGTGGTTGCGTTAACACAATTGTCTATGTCAAGATCCGCTGTT
This genomic interval carries:
- the tsaA gene encoding tRNA (N6-threonylcarbamoyladenosine(37)-N6)-methyltransferase TrmO; its protein translation is MSCPICLRPVGVVEVGLPRLGRVDKYDFVSVIRIFDEYVEGLGGLEEYSHAFIIWLFHETPGVRLRLRPWGREDFPEVGIFATRFTQRPNPIALSIVKIVEVDPPRLRVLGLDAWSGSPVLDIKPYDHLDVVNEFRTPDWFEEFFKETRGGLPRWLGPSR